One genomic region from Bos indicus isolate NIAB-ARS_2022 breed Sahiwal x Tharparkar chromosome 17, NIAB-ARS_B.indTharparkar_mat_pri_1.0, whole genome shotgun sequence encodes:
- the ABCE1 gene encoding ATP-binding cassette sub-family E member 1 — MADKLTRIAIVNHDKCKPKKCRQECKKSCPVVRMGKLCIEVTAQSKIAWISETLCIGCGICIKKCPFGALSIVNLPSNLEKETTHRYCANAFKLHRLPIPRPGEVLGLVGTNGIGKSTALKILAGKQKPNLGKYDDPPDWQEILTYFRGSELQNYFTKILEDDLKAIIKPQYVDQIPKAAKGTVGSILDRKDETKTQAIVCQQLDLTHLKERNVEDLSGGELQRFACAVVCIQKADIFMFDEPSSYLDVKQRLKAAITIRSLINPDRYIIVVEHDLSVLDYLSDFICCLYGVPSAYGVVTMPFSVREGINIFLDGYVPTENLRFRDASLVFKVAETANEEEVKKMCMYKYPGMKKKMGEFELAIVAGEFTDSEIMVMLGENGTGKTTFIRMLAGRLKPDEGGEVPVLNVSYKPQKISPKSTGSVRQLLHEKIRDAYTHPQFVTDVMKPLQIENIIDQEVQTLSGGELQRVALALCLGKPADVYLIDEPSAYLDSEQRLMAARVVKRFILHAKKTAFVVEHDFIMATYLADRVIVFDGVPSKNTVANSPQTLLAGMNKFLSQLEITFRRDPNNYRPRINKLNSIKDVEQKKSGNYFFLDD, encoded by the exons ATGGCGGATAAATTAACAAGAATTGCTATTGTCAACCATGACAAATGTAAACCTAAGAAATGTCGGCAGGAGTGCAAGAAGAGTTGCCCTGTGGTTCGGATGG GAAAATTATGCATAGAGGTTACCGCCCAGAGCAAAATAGCTTGGATTTCTGAAACTCTTTGTATTGGCTGTGGTATTTGTATTAAA aaatgccCCTTTGGCGCCTTATCAATTGTCAACTTACCAAGCAACTtggaaaaagaaacaacacaCCGATATTGTGCCAATGCCTTCAAACTTCACAG GTTGCCTATTCCTCGTCCGGGTGAAGTTTTGGGATTAGTTGGAACTAATGGTATTGGAAAGTcaactgctttaaaaattttagcaGGAAAGCAAAAGCCAAACCTTGGGAAGTATGAT GATCCACCTGATTGGCAAGAAATTCTGACTTACTTCCGTGGATCTGAATTGCAAAATTACTTTACCAAGATTCTTGAAGATGACCTAAAAGCCATTATCAAACCTCAGTACGTAGACCAGATTCCCAAGGCTGCAAAG GGGACAGTGGGGTCTATTTTGGACCGAAAAGATGAAACAAAGACACAAGCAATTGTATGTCAGCAGCTTG ATTTAACCCATCTGAAAGAACGCAATGTTGAAGATCTTTCAGGAGGAGAGTTGCAGAGATTTGCCTGTGCGGTCGTTTGCATACAGAAAGCTGATAT ttttatGTTTGATGAACCTTCTAGTTACCTAGATGTCAAGCAGCGTTTAAAGGCTGCTATTACTATACGATCTCTAATAAATCCAGACAG ATATATCATTGTGGTGGAGCATGATCTAAGTGTATTAGACTACCTCTCTGACTTCATCTGCTGTTTATATGGCGTACCAAGTGCTTACGGTGTTGTCACTATGCCTTTTAGTGTAAGAGAAG GCATAAACATTTTTTTGGATGGCTACGTTCCAACAGAAAACTTGAGATTCAGAGATGCATCACTTGTTTTTAAAGTGGCTGAGACAGCAAATGAAGAAGAAGTTAAAaagatgtgtatgtataaatatcctggaatgaagaaaaagatgGGAGAGTTTGAGTTAGCGATTGTAGCTGGAGAGTTTACAGATTCTGAAATCATGGTGATGCTGGGGGAAAATG GTACTGGTAAAACAACATTTATCAGAATGCTTGCTGGAAGGCTTAAACCTGATGAAGGAG GGGAAGTTCCAGTTCTAAACGTCAGTTATAAGCCACAGAAAATCAGTCCCAAATCAACC GGAAGTGTTCGCCAGCTACTACATGAAAAGATCAGAGATGCTTACACTCATCCACAGTTTGTGACTGACGTAATGAAGCCTCTGCAAATTGAAAACATCATCGATCAAGAG GTGCAGACATTATCTGGTGGTGAACTGCAGCGAGTAGCATTAGCTCTTTGTTTGGGCAAACCTGCTGATGTCTATTTAATTGATGAACCATCTGCATATTTGGATTCTGAGCAAAGATTGATGGCTGCTCGAGTTGTCAAACG TTTCATACTCCATGCTAAGAAGACAGCCTTTGTTGTGGAACATGACTTCATCATGGCCACCTATCTAGCAGATCGAGTCATTGTTTTTGACGGTGTTCCATCCAAGAACACAGTTGCAAACAG TCCTCAAACCCTTTTGGCCGGCATGAATAAATTTTTGTCTCAGCTTGAAATTACATTCAGAAGAGACCCAAACAACTACAGGCCAAGAATAAACAAGCTCAATTCAATCAAG gATGTAGAACAAAAGAAGAGTGGAAACTACTTTTTCTTGGATGATTAA
- the ANAPC10 gene encoding anaphase-promoting complex subunit 10 isoform X6, translating to MSPRCLDRGRLQLKANPLQSIHVPGETDSPCGGERRDQIGACFSLLSHTACSSGHRPKWRCPAAASRMPQGRNARARQGAPGGAVERGREGRLGLTSLYCDPSDISGEARRAWEAEWEWRGAAADPEKLSGSKQSPQADLEWISYEMTI from the coding sequence ATGTCCCCACGGTGTTTAGACCGCGGCAGACTGCAGCTAAAGGCCAACCCCCTCCAGTCTATTCACGTACCTGGAGAAACAGATTCCCCTTGCGGAGGGGAACGCAGAGATCAAATCGGcgcttgcttttcacttctcagcCACACGGCGTGTTCCAGCGGCCACCGGCCAAAATGGCGGTGCCCAGCCGCCGCCTCACGCATGCCACAAGGACGTAATGCGCGTGCGCGCCAGGGCGCGCCAGGCGGAGCTGTAGAAAGAGGTAGGGAGGGGCGGCTGGGACTGACGTCATTGTACTGCGACCCCAGTGACATCTCTGGGGAAGCTAGGCGGGCCTGGGAAGCCGAGTGGGAGTGGCGCGGAGCTGCGGCGGATCCAGAAAAACTGAGTGGCAGCAAGCAGAGTCCGCAAGCT